In a genomic window of Occallatibacter riparius:
- a CDS encoding lipopolysaccharide biosynthesis protein — MVNSVTQQPRSLQARIIRGSFVLLSGSGLTMAINLAYNIAIARFLGPKGFGHATVVYTILTLLSALTLAFQIISAKVVAQQPTLEGKSAVYRFFHRGAWACGIIVALGLTIFERPVADYLNLPDVSLVALIAIGAAFYVPLGTRRGYIQGACGFRALAMNMILEQAVRLGGSLTLILMGMGVRGVIVANSAAIAVAYYAVRVKTQGNMRNPLERSYVIRETCQSAVFFAGQMLINNCGIVMVNHYFAAKEAGLYAAVAMVGRVIFSLSQAVVNSTFPLVAGGDEEERRDLRVIATSLMLVLGTGTAIALGLCIAPSSLWTHLFGAEFKASGHYSISYLLALYAFATVIYSLGAVIITFEMSYKIANTSYVQLAFSGVLIAAICFFHSNLREVVLVQLALMVVLFVFIAVPFLWNSLTGGADLAHGPSDRPFRLIRRVAEDEVIAEFLKSDFHCPEFRDYKSMKWLIENPHFEDVEENAKRKALLFIRHLALWKELPTDTEWYEVEVGHADLENIRIFPRAQWRKVARGSFSAVEVAEGMRTRKHLLEDSFVKKIHAMSECLSHDAADFAAVILIGVNENEPVTVLDGNHRLTAAILASPPRLRKLRFLCGLSPHMTECCWYNSNLVTLFRYGRNVLSHAVRNPESELARVLRDAS; from the coding sequence GTGGTGAATTCCGTCACCCAACAGCCGAGGTCGCTTCAGGCCCGCATTATCCGGGGTAGTTTTGTTTTGCTTTCGGGCTCCGGGCTCACGATGGCCATCAATTTGGCCTATAACATTGCCATCGCCCGTTTCCTTGGTCCCAAGGGGTTCGGTCACGCAACAGTCGTCTATACGATCCTGACACTGCTGTCGGCTCTGACGCTCGCGTTTCAGATCATCTCCGCTAAGGTGGTGGCGCAGCAGCCGACGCTGGAAGGCAAGTCGGCGGTCTATCGCTTCTTTCATCGGGGAGCGTGGGCCTGCGGCATCATCGTTGCGCTGGGGCTCACGATCTTCGAACGTCCGGTTGCCGACTATCTGAATCTGCCTGACGTGAGCCTCGTGGCGCTGATCGCCATCGGCGCCGCGTTCTATGTTCCGCTGGGCACGCGGCGCGGTTACATTCAGGGCGCCTGCGGTTTTCGCGCACTCGCGATGAACATGATTCTCGAGCAGGCGGTGCGGCTGGGGGGATCGCTGACGCTGATCCTGATGGGCATGGGCGTGCGCGGGGTGATCGTGGCGAACTCCGCAGCGATCGCGGTCGCCTACTACGCGGTTCGGGTGAAGACGCAGGGCAACATGCGCAACCCGCTGGAGCGCTCGTATGTCATTCGCGAGACGTGCCAGTCCGCGGTGTTCTTTGCCGGGCAGATGCTCATCAACAACTGCGGCATCGTGATGGTGAACCACTATTTTGCCGCGAAGGAAGCCGGCCTTTACGCGGCGGTAGCGATGGTGGGCCGCGTGATCTTCTCGCTGTCGCAGGCGGTGGTCAATTCCACATTCCCGCTGGTGGCGGGCGGAGACGAGGAAGAGCGGCGCGACCTGCGCGTGATAGCAACGTCGCTGATGCTGGTGCTGGGCACGGGGACAGCGATCGCGCTGGGGCTATGTATCGCACCGTCATCACTCTGGACGCATCTGTTCGGCGCAGAGTTCAAGGCGTCGGGTCATTACAGCATCTCTTATCTGCTGGCGCTTTACGCATTCGCTACGGTGATCTACTCGCTCGGTGCGGTAATCATCACCTTCGAAATGTCGTACAAGATTGCCAACACCAGTTACGTGCAGCTTGCATTCAGTGGCGTATTGATTGCTGCAATCTGCTTCTTCCACTCGAATCTGCGAGAAGTGGTTTTGGTGCAGCTGGCGCTGATGGTTGTGCTGTTCGTGTTCATTGCGGTGCCATTCCTGTGGAACTCGCTTACCGGCGGGGCAGATTTGGCGCACGGCCCGAGCGATCGGCCGTTCCGGCTCATTCGTCGGGTGGCGGAGGACGAGGTCATTGCGGAGTTCCTGAAGAGCGACTTTCATTGCCCCGAGTTCCGCGACTACAAGTCGATGAAGTGGCTGATAGAGAATCCGCATTTTGAAGATGTTGAAGAGAACGCCAAAAGGAAGGCCCTGCTGTTCATCCGCCACCTTGCGCTGTGGAAGGAACTTCCCACCGATACCGAGTGGTACGAGGTTGAAGTTGGGCACGCGGATCTCGAGAACATCCGGATCTTCCCCCGCGCGCAATGGCGCAAGGTGGCGCGTGGAAGCTTCTCAGCCGTGGAAGTGGCCGAAGGCATGCGGACCCGGAAGCACCTGCTTGAGGATTCTTTTGTGAAGAAGATCCACGCAATGAGCGAATGCCTGAGTCACGACGCGGCGGACTTTGCAGCGGTGATCCTCATCGGCGTGAACGAGAACGAGCCGGTGACGGTGCTGGATGGAAACCACCGTTTGACGGCAGCCATTCTGGCGAGTCCGCCGCGACTGAGGAAACTGCGCTTCCTCTGCGGGCTATCGCCGCACATGACGGAGTGTTGCTGGTACAACAGCAATCTTGTCACTTTGTTCCGCTATGGGCGCAATGTGCTGTCGCACGCGGTGCGGAATCCGGAATCGGAGCTGGCACGCGTGCTGCGGGATGCAAGTTAA
- a CDS encoding endo-1,3-alpha-glucanase family glycosylhydrolase, protein MLRLTSAALLLFLSFHGCSGPDAAQIQPLKHKAVGPAPQVLALYEAWWGHPNHINIGYSSHDPAVVSRQMKQAKAMGISAFVVDWYGDREPFIDKSYEVLQTQAEKNKFQIAMMYDETNDDDGATDEAIADLTMFHETYLSPKASGHQAYLTYEGRPVIFIFPKGGHTDWDKVRKLVNQWKPAPILIQENLPGKYANDFDGFYAWINPGQAGWSADGSNWGQQYLDDFYRTMGSKYSDKIVVGGAWSQFNDSKASWGLNRRIAARCGQTYRETFDYWRKIFPSDPPPFIMVETWNDHEEGTAVENGLPNCSNPSQGPLSPAAAVTTPTDKSSPPAKD, encoded by the coding sequence ATGTTGCGACTTACTTCTGCAGCCCTCTTGCTATTTCTGTCGTTCCATGGTTGTTCCGGCCCCGACGCCGCGCAGATCCAGCCTTTGAAGCACAAGGCGGTCGGTCCCGCGCCCCAGGTCCTCGCCCTCTACGAGGCATGGTGGGGACATCCCAACCACATCAATATTGGCTATTCGTCTCACGATCCGGCAGTGGTGTCGCGCCAGATGAAACAGGCCAAGGCGATGGGCATCTCCGCGTTTGTCGTGGACTGGTACGGCGATCGCGAGCCCTTCATCGACAAGAGCTACGAAGTCCTTCAAACACAAGCCGAGAAGAACAAATTCCAGATCGCCATGATGTACGACGAAACGAACGACGATGACGGCGCCACCGACGAGGCCATTGCCGATCTCACCATGTTCCACGAGACGTATCTGTCACCGAAGGCTTCCGGCCACCAGGCTTATCTAACCTATGAAGGCCGGCCCGTCATCTTCATCTTTCCCAAGGGCGGCCACACTGACTGGGACAAGGTGCGCAAGCTCGTCAATCAGTGGAAACCCGCTCCGATCCTCATCCAGGAGAACCTGCCCGGCAAATACGCGAACGATTTCGATGGCTTCTACGCGTGGATCAATCCCGGCCAGGCCGGCTGGAGCGCCGACGGCAGCAACTGGGGCCAGCAGTACCTCGACGATTTCTACCGCACCATGGGCTCGAAATACTCTGACAAGATCGTTGTGGGCGGCGCGTGGTCGCAATTCAATGACAGTAAGGCATCCTGGGGATTGAATCGCCGCATCGCCGCGCGTTGCGGACAGACCTATCGCGAGACATTCGACTACTGGCGCAAGATCTTCCCCAGCGATCCGCCGCCCTTCATCATGGTGGAAACCTGGAACGATCACGAAGAAGGCACAGCAGTGGAGAACGGCCTGCCGAATTGCAGCAACCCGTCGCAAGGCCCGCTCTCACCCGCTGCGGCCGTCACAACGCCGACGGATAAAAGCTCGCCGCCCGCTAAGGACTAA
- a CDS encoding M56 family metallopeptidase — MSQSVQGIGQAIAWTLIHFCWQAAMIAAAYGVAARMTAHRSSHVRYTVALTALVSMFAAALLTFAFQMAPRGEVWNASAVQVAVGDFPRSAAPGRAPAAAAFAAGEQLAERMPSYLLWIDGLWLIGVCGLAFRNAGGLWIIRRLRSRAEKNLAPADVQERFARIVVALGLKREVMLRLSDAIAGPVTVGALKTMVLLPFSALSGLGPEELEVVLAHELAHVRRADFMWNLLQTVAETLFFFHPAVWWISGRVRHERELCCDDLALEVCPNPVVYASALFHLEEQRSRQLHMAMALDGNQGRQTLRMRIARILGDHAAFAVPAERRFSIAAVVAGALVLVLSAPQVIASLKPQVAPAVATVAKAMAEVTRPAAAVPVAKAIAAPASQTAQTASAKPSPAPQPTQQSASAASGSTSGSGSHETYIDRMKAAGYDEDLDKLISMKIQGVTPEYAKAMAQVGLGKPTADELVSCKIQGVEPETIAQLKQQGLEVKSFNDAVSYRIFSVTPEFVQGMKAAGFSDLDSKKLLSMRVQGVTPEYAKQVSQQFPGLSADDLISSKIFNINPDFIASAKAHGFKDLTFKKLVQIRISGILDDESAKQ; from the coding sequence ATGAGCCAGAGCGTGCAGGGCATAGGGCAGGCGATTGCCTGGACACTCATTCATTTCTGCTGGCAGGCGGCGATGATCGCCGCGGCGTATGGCGTTGCGGCGCGCATGACGGCGCACCGGTCGAGCCATGTGCGGTATACGGTTGCGCTCACGGCGCTCGTGTCTATGTTTGCGGCGGCGCTGCTCACGTTTGCGTTTCAGATGGCACCGCGCGGCGAAGTGTGGAATGCGAGTGCTGTGCAGGTTGCCGTCGGAGATTTTCCACGCAGCGCTGCGCCTGGACGCGCTCCCGCAGCGGCGGCGTTTGCAGCCGGTGAGCAACTTGCGGAACGCATGCCTTCGTATCTGTTGTGGATCGACGGCTTGTGGCTGATCGGCGTGTGCGGGCTTGCTTTCCGGAATGCCGGAGGGCTATGGATCATTCGCCGGCTGCGCTCGCGCGCCGAGAAGAACCTGGCTCCGGCCGATGTGCAGGAGCGGTTTGCGCGCATAGTCGTAGCGCTCGGGCTGAAGCGCGAGGTGATGCTGCGCTTGAGTGACGCGATTGCCGGGCCTGTGACGGTGGGTGCGTTGAAGACGATGGTGCTGCTGCCGTTCTCAGCGCTCAGCGGGCTTGGTCCTGAGGAGCTTGAGGTTGTGCTGGCGCATGAGCTGGCACATGTGCGACGGGCGGATTTTATGTGGAATCTGCTACAGACGGTGGCAGAAACGTTGTTCTTCTTCCATCCCGCGGTGTGGTGGATCAGCGGACGGGTACGGCATGAGCGGGAGCTGTGCTGCGATGACCTTGCGCTTGAGGTGTGCCCGAATCCGGTGGTGTACGCGAGCGCACTGTTTCATCTGGAGGAGCAGCGTTCACGGCAGCTCCACATGGCTATGGCGTTGGACGGAAACCAAGGGAGGCAGACGCTTCGTATGAGGATTGCAAGGATACTTGGAGACCATGCTGCGTTTGCCGTACCGGCCGAGCGGCGTTTTTCAATAGCAGCAGTTGTGGCGGGCGCGCTGGTGCTCGTGTTGTCGGCTCCGCAGGTGATTGCGAGCCTGAAGCCGCAAGTTGCGCCGGCGGTTGCAACTGTGGCGAAGGCCATGGCCGAAGTGACCAGGCCCGCGGCGGCTGTGCCGGTGGCGAAGGCCATTGCCGCGCCCGCGTCGCAAACAGCGCAAACAGCGAGCGCGAAGCCCTCCCCGGCACCGCAGCCTACGCAACAGAGCGCGTCGGCGGCGAGCGGATCCACGAGCGGCAGCGGTTCGCATGAGACGTATATCGACCGCATGAAGGCGGCAGGCTACGACGAGGATTTGGACAAGTTGATCAGCATGAAGATCCAGGGTGTGACGCCGGAGTATGCGAAAGCGATGGCCCAGGTGGGCCTGGGTAAGCCGACGGCGGATGAGCTTGTCTCGTGCAAAATTCAGGGCGTGGAGCCGGAGACCATTGCGCAGCTCAAGCAGCAAGGGCTCGAAGTGAAGTCGTTCAACGATGCGGTATCGTACCGAATCTTTAGCGTGACTCCGGAGTTTGTGCAGGGCATGAAGGCTGCGGGATTCTCGGATCTGGATTCGAAGAAGCTGCTCTCCATGCGTGTGCAGGGCGTGACGCCCGAATACGCGAAGCAGGTGTCGCAGCAGTTCCCGGGACTTTCCGCGGACGATCTGATTTCGAGTAAGATCTTCAACATCAATCCGGACTTCATCGCATCCGCGAAGGCGCACGGCTTTAAGGATCTGACGTTCAAGAAGCTGGTGCAGATCCGGATCTCGGGCATTCTCGACGACGAGTCGGCGAAGCAGTAA
- a CDS encoding AtuA-related protein: MRLIDIAHARAGDKGSIVTLSLTARRAEDFPLLEQGVTAARVAQHFEEFLDGPVQRYELPQLGALNFVLRRKREYGVTRSLALDAHGKCFSSALLAMEI, encoded by the coding sequence ATGCGTCTGATCGACATTGCTCATGCCCGCGCCGGCGACAAAGGCAGCATCGTCACGCTGTCACTCACTGCCCGCCGCGCAGAGGACTTCCCGCTGCTGGAGCAAGGCGTCACAGCGGCTCGCGTCGCCCAGCACTTCGAAGAATTTCTTGACGGCCCTGTTCAGCGCTACGAACTTCCGCAACTTGGTGCGCTGAACTTCGTTCTGCGCAGGAAGAGGGAATATGGCGTAACGCGCTCGCTGGCGCTCGACGCACACGGGAAATGCTTCTCGTCTGCCCTGCTTGCAATGGAGATTTAG
- a CDS encoding BlaI/MecI/CopY family transcriptional regulator: MTGKTQALPKPTEAELELLRILWAIEPATVREIHEALNQEREVGYTTVLKLMQIMTVKGLVERDEANRAHVYRATISQEDMQSKILKDLSMRLFAGSAAQLAMHALAMEPASASELEEIRMLIESRRKGHSEKNGEERR; encoded by the coding sequence ATGACAGGAAAGACACAGGCATTGCCCAAGCCGACGGAAGCCGAACTCGAGCTTCTACGGATTCTTTGGGCGATTGAGCCGGCCACCGTGCGGGAGATCCACGAGGCGCTGAATCAGGAGCGCGAGGTGGGCTACACCACGGTGTTGAAGCTCATGCAGATCATGACGGTGAAGGGGTTGGTGGAGCGCGACGAGGCAAATCGCGCGCACGTATACCGCGCCACTATCAGCCAGGAAGACATGCAAAGCAAGATTCTCAAGGATTTGAGCATGCGCTTGTTTGCGGGGTCCGCGGCGCAATTGGCCATGCACGCTCTGGCCATGGAGCCGGCGAGCGCCAGTGAGCTTGAGGAGATTCGCATGTTGATTGAATCCAGGCGCAAGGGGCATTCAGAGAAAAACGGGGAGGAGCGTCGATGA
- a CDS encoding STAS domain-containing protein — translation MTFRSKPVVVRELPAKLDRRSETVLMNDLRAAMNVERPAVVLDCSRMREMDVTAIHLLLCCLEEAMKRNGDVRLAGLSVAGKEGLRGLRIDQLFRIFETSEQAVDSFQRRGAFVAPLGVAAANVPAENAA, via the coding sequence ATGACCTTTCGATCGAAGCCCGTTGTGGTGAGAGAGCTTCCGGCAAAGCTCGATCGCCGCAGTGAGACTGTGTTGATGAACGATCTGAGGGCGGCAATGAACGTTGAGCGCCCCGCGGTTGTTCTTGACTGCTCGCGCATGCGCGAGATGGATGTGACTGCAATTCACCTGCTGCTCTGCTGCCTGGAAGAAGCAATGAAACGGAATGGCGACGTTCGGCTCGCCGGCCTGTCTGTTGCGGGGAAGGAGGGCCTCCGCGGCCTCCGCATCGACCAGCTCTTCCGGATCTTTGAAACCAGTGAGCAGGCTGTGGATAGCTTTCAACGTCGAGGAGCATTTGTTGCGCCCCTTGGGGTGGCTGCGGCCAATGTTCCCGCCGAAAACGCTGCGTAG
- a CDS encoding acyclic terpene utilization AtuA family protein codes for MKTVRIGCGAGYSGDRIEPAVELAAKGSLQYLVFECLAERTIALAQKARMADPDAGFDPLLEERMEAVLPLCVNNGIRIISNMGAANPEAAVARTQTIARRLGFSGLCIAAVTGDDVLAQMRSGEVPIESLETALPDPQTWVSANAYLGVAPILKALEDRADIILTGRVADPALFLAPLIHEFGWSLEDWNLLGQGTLVGHLLECAGQLTGGYFADPGYKDVPGLAHLGFPIAEVIPDGSAIFSKVEGSGGVLNRATCTEQLLYEIQDPAAYFTPDVIADFSQVIIEEIGPDRVRVTGGRGRARPATLKVSLGYNDGFIGEGQISFAGPNAVRRAELARDILAERLNGSGISELRFDFIGMSSVHGPQLSASAPEPYEVRLRAAGRAFSRRSAARIQQEVEALYTNGPAGGGGASGSTKEVLAIHSALIPRDEIQYNINMRAS; via the coding sequence TTGAAGACTGTACGTATCGGCTGCGGCGCCGGCTACTCGGGCGACAGAATCGAGCCAGCTGTGGAACTCGCCGCCAAGGGCTCTCTCCAATACCTCGTCTTTGAATGCCTCGCCGAGCGCACCATTGCCCTCGCACAGAAAGCGCGCATGGCCGATCCGGACGCGGGATTCGATCCTCTTCTCGAGGAGCGCATGGAGGCCGTGCTTCCCCTCTGCGTGAACAACGGCATCCGCATTATCAGCAACATGGGAGCCGCAAATCCCGAGGCCGCCGTAGCGCGGACCCAGACCATCGCCCGCCGCCTTGGCTTCAGCGGATTGTGCATCGCCGCAGTCACTGGAGACGACGTGCTGGCGCAGATGCGTTCGGGCGAGGTCCCAATCGAGTCCCTCGAAACCGCACTTCCCGATCCGCAGACATGGGTCTCCGCCAATGCCTATCTCGGTGTCGCGCCGATTCTGAAGGCACTCGAAGATCGCGCGGACATTATCCTCACCGGCCGCGTCGCCGACCCTGCGCTGTTTCTTGCGCCGCTGATCCACGAGTTCGGCTGGTCGCTTGAAGATTGGAACCTCCTCGGGCAAGGCACGCTCGTCGGCCATCTGCTGGAGTGCGCGGGCCAGCTCACGGGCGGATACTTCGCCGATCCCGGCTACAAGGACGTGCCCGGCCTCGCGCATCTCGGGTTCCCTATCGCTGAGGTCATCCCTGATGGGAGCGCCATCTTCAGCAAAGTGGAAGGCTCGGGCGGCGTGCTTAATCGCGCCACCTGCACCGAGCAGCTGCTCTACGAGATCCAGGACCCGGCAGCTTACTTCACGCCGGATGTCATTGCCGATTTCTCTCAAGTCATCATCGAGGAGATTGGCCCGGATCGCGTTCGCGTCACTGGAGGCCGCGGGCGTGCCCGCCCTGCTACTCTCAAGGTCTCCCTTGGCTACAACGATGGATTCATTGGCGAGGGTCAAATCTCCTTCGCCGGTCCCAACGCAGTGCGTCGCGCTGAACTGGCACGCGACATCCTGGCCGAGCGCCTTAACGGAAGCGGCATTTCTGAGCTGCGCTTCGATTTCATCGGAATGAGCTCCGTTCACGGCCCGCAGCTCTCAGCAAGCGCCCCCGAGCCGTACGAGGTGCGTCTGCGAGCCGCGGGAAGAGCCTTTTCGCGACGCTCCGCAGCGCGCATTCAGCAGGAAGTCGAGGCGCTCTACACCAATGGCCCCGCGGGGGGAGGCGGCGCTTCCGGCTCAACGAAAGAAGTGCTGGCCATCCATTCCGCACTCATTCCGCGCGATGAAATTCAGTACAACATCAACATGAGGGCTTCCTAA
- a CDS encoding glycosyltransferase family 2 protein, producing MVSVVVPIYNEEELVVRFHEAVASALKGVVDDWEVVYVNDGSTDSSLELLKGLQAVDSHVVVVELSRNWGHMGAISAGLQTARGRAIILMDGDFQDPPEVLPQLIDAWREGAEVVVGVRRSRQESRKLLAFLFPMFYRVLGALADYPIPLNAGIFSLMDRKALDSVLAMREKNRYLPGLRAWVGYKNSIVYYDRNDRLGGEGKLSFISRIKYAMDAITSFSYKPLRLSFALMGFSTTVAMMLALCMALPTSAIVTAGFGVAASVFFMGGLLLLSIGILGEYIGRVYDEVRNRPLSLISQVHRSQVKIASQVGMIALPGGYGTVGEAYAISAAEAYGNDVTRAA from the coding sequence ATGGTCTCAGTAGTTGTCCCCATCTACAACGAGGAAGAACTCGTCGTTCGTTTCCACGAGGCAGTAGCCAGCGCTCTCAAGGGCGTGGTGGACGACTGGGAAGTCGTCTACGTGAACGACGGATCGACAGATTCCTCACTGGAGCTTCTGAAAGGACTGCAGGCCGTAGATTCTCACGTCGTCGTCGTGGAGCTCTCTCGCAACTGGGGCCACATGGGCGCGATCTCGGCTGGCCTTCAAACCGCGCGCGGCCGCGCGATCATCCTTATGGACGGCGACTTCCAGGATCCGCCTGAGGTTCTGCCGCAGCTCATCGACGCATGGCGTGAAGGCGCCGAGGTGGTTGTGGGCGTGCGCCGCAGCCGCCAGGAGAGCCGCAAACTCCTCGCATTCCTGTTCCCGATGTTCTATCGCGTGCTCGGCGCACTGGCCGACTATCCGATTCCGCTCAACGCGGGCATCTTCAGCCTCATGGATCGCAAGGCGCTTGACTCAGTGCTGGCGATGCGTGAGAAGAACCGGTATTTGCCTGGCCTGCGGGCATGGGTGGGCTACAAGAACTCGATCGTCTACTACGATCGCAACGACCGACTCGGTGGCGAGGGCAAGCTCTCGTTCATCAGCCGCATCAAGTATGCGATGGATGCCATCACCAGCTTCAGCTACAAGCCGCTGCGGCTCAGCTTTGCGTTGATGGGCTTTTCAACGACAGTGGCGATGATGCTCGCGCTTTGCATGGCGCTGCCTACGTCGGCCATTGTGACGGCCGGCTTCGGCGTCGCTGCCTCGGTCTTCTTCATGGGCGGGTTGCTGCTGCTGTCGATCGGCATCCTGGGCGAGTACATTGGCCGCGTGTATGATGAAGTCCGCAACCGTCCGCTGTCGCTTATTAGCCAGGTGCACCGTTCGCAGGTCAAGATCGCGAGCCAGGTTGGCATGATCGCGCTGCCGGGCGGGTACGGCACGGTGGGCGAAGCTTACGCCATCTCCGCTGCCGAAGCCTACGGAAACGATGTCACCAGGGCTGCTTAA
- a CDS encoding dTMP kinase — protein MMPRKMFVSFSGVDGAGKSTQIAALRKWLEAQGLRVSTITFWDNIATLTGIREGAGHKIFKGEKGVGSPEAPVNRRDKNVQSWPMTCVRLGLYALDAVSTRINVKKALKSDADFIIFDRYIYDQFANMKMRSGLIRTYVKALMKIVPRPDVSYVLDADPQAARARKPEYPLDFIYINRRAYLDLADMLGGVTVIPAGPIEQMKAEVLRHAFRAHELGRDARRSDRTGHAAAG, from the coding sequence ATGATGCCTCGCAAAATGTTTGTGAGTTTTTCCGGCGTGGACGGCGCGGGCAAGAGCACCCAGATAGCCGCACTGCGTAAGTGGCTTGAGGCGCAGGGCCTGCGCGTTTCCACGATCACGTTCTGGGACAACATTGCGACCCTGACCGGTATTCGCGAAGGCGCCGGCCACAAGATCTTCAAGGGCGAGAAGGGCGTGGGCAGTCCCGAGGCTCCGGTGAATCGCCGCGACAAGAACGTGCAGTCGTGGCCCATGACCTGCGTTCGCCTGGGGCTTTACGCTCTCGATGCGGTCTCGACGCGCATCAACGTGAAGAAGGCGCTGAAATCGGATGCCGACTTCATCATCTTCGACCGCTACATCTACGATCAGTTCGCGAACATGAAGATGCGCAGCGGCCTGATCCGCACGTATGTGAAAGCGCTGATGAAGATTGTGCCGCGGCCTGACGTCAGCTATGTGCTGGATGCCGATCCGCAGGCGGCCCGTGCGCGCAAGCCCGAGTATCCGCTCGACTTTATCTACATTAACCGGCGCGCATATCTCGACCTGGCCGACATGCTCGGCGGCGTCACAGTCATCCCGGCTGGGCCCATCGAGCAGATGAAAGCCGAGGTACTGCGGCATGCATTTCGTGCGCATGAACTTGGACGAGATGCCAGAAGAAGCGACCGAACCGGTCACGCTGCAGCGGGCTAG